From Pulveribacter suum, a single genomic window includes:
- a CDS encoding 3-hydroxyacyl-CoA dehydrogenase/enoyl-CoA hydratase family protein, whose protein sequence is MSRFNVRKVAVLGAGVMGAQIAAHLVNVKVPVVLFDLPAKEGPKNGIVTKAIANLKKLKPSPLGVADDADLIQAANYEEHMHLLKDCDLVIEAIAERMDWKQDLYHKIAPHVAKHAILASNTSGLSITKLSEALPEALRPRFCGIHFFNPPRYMVLVELINTPTTQPEVLDQLEAFVTTALGKGVVRAHDTPNFIANRVGIAGMLSTMKEVENFGLTFDVVDDLTGKKLGRASSGTFRTADVVGLDTMAHVIKTLQDNLSLETDPFYESFGTPPVLAKLIELGHLGQKAKAGFYKKVGRDILRFDLEGEEYVPGGQKADEVYGRMLKKPAAERLKLLRNAEGAQGQFLWAILRNSFHYAAVHLAQIADTARDVDQAMRWGFGMKQGPFELWQQAGWLEVAKMIQEDIDAGKALSKAPLPEWVFKGPVAEAGGVHTAQGSWSARSGKFVPRRQLPVYERQYFPEKLLGEDNLPDWRTAGTTVSNTDALRVWTLDREVCPAGGRVLIASIQSKMHAISPDVMEGLVEAVDLAEREYDGLVIWSGDAPFSVGADLQATMPAYVVAGIGAIEEVEHELQKLMLRLRYAQVPVISAIHGMALGGGCELAIHSARRVAHMESYIGLVEVGVGLVPGAGGLTYIARRAAENAAASTGKDLLPFLTEGFSAAAMAKVGTSAIESKKLGYLLESDLIVPHKDEVLFVAVNEARAMAAGGWRAPLRRLFPVAGRSGIATIRGQLVNMHGGGFISEHDQHIATLIAEVVCGGDVDAGTLVSEEYLMALERKAFCALIEHPKTQERILGMLSTGKPVRN, encoded by the coding sequence ATGTCTCGTTTCAACGTGAGAAAAGTCGCCGTGCTCGGCGCGGGCGTGATGGGCGCGCAGATTGCGGCCCATCTCGTCAACGTGAAGGTGCCGGTGGTGCTGTTCGACCTGCCCGCCAAGGAAGGTCCGAAGAACGGCATCGTCACCAAGGCCATCGCCAACCTGAAGAAGCTCAAGCCCTCGCCGCTGGGCGTGGCCGACGACGCCGACCTGATCCAGGCGGCGAACTACGAAGAGCACATGCACCTGCTCAAGGACTGCGACCTGGTGATCGAGGCGATCGCCGAGCGCATGGACTGGAAGCAGGACCTGTACCACAAGATCGCCCCGCACGTGGCCAAGCACGCCATCCTGGCGAGCAACACCTCGGGCCTGTCGATCACCAAGCTGTCCGAGGCGCTGCCTGAAGCCCTGCGTCCGCGCTTTTGCGGCATCCACTTCTTCAACCCGCCGCGCTACATGGTGCTGGTGGAGCTGATCAACACGCCCACCACGCAGCCCGAAGTGCTCGATCAGCTCGAAGCCTTCGTCACCACCGCTCTGGGCAAGGGCGTGGTGCGTGCGCACGACACGCCCAACTTCATCGCCAACCGCGTGGGCATCGCCGGCATGCTCTCGACCATGAAGGAGGTCGAGAACTTCGGCCTGACCTTCGATGTGGTGGACGACCTGACGGGCAAGAAGCTCGGCCGCGCTTCCAGCGGGACGTTTCGCACCGCCGACGTGGTGGGCCTGGACACCATGGCGCACGTCATCAAGACGCTGCAGGACAACCTCAGCCTGGAGACCGACCCGTTCTACGAGAGCTTCGGCACGCCGCCGGTGCTGGCCAAGCTGATCGAGCTGGGCCACCTGGGCCAGAAGGCCAAGGCAGGCTTCTACAAGAAGGTCGGCCGCGACATCCTGCGCTTCGATCTGGAAGGCGAGGAGTACGTGCCGGGCGGCCAAAAGGCCGACGAGGTCTATGGCCGCATGCTGAAAAAGCCCGCCGCCGAGCGCCTGAAGCTGCTGCGCAACGCGGAAGGCGCGCAGGGCCAGTTCCTGTGGGCCATCCTGCGCAACAGCTTTCACTACGCTGCCGTGCACCTGGCACAAATAGCCGACACCGCGCGCGACGTGGACCAGGCCATGCGCTGGGGCTTCGGCATGAAGCAGGGCCCCTTCGAGCTGTGGCAGCAGGCCGGCTGGCTGGAAGTGGCGAAGATGATCCAGGAGGACATCGACGCGGGCAAGGCACTGTCCAAGGCGCCGCTGCCCGAGTGGGTCTTCAAGGGCCCCGTGGCCGAGGCCGGCGGCGTGCATACGGCGCAGGGCTCGTGGAGCGCGCGCAGCGGCAAGTTCGTGCCGCGCCGCCAGCTGCCTGTCTATGAGCGCCAGTACTTCCCCGAGAAGCTGCTGGGTGAAGACAACCTGCCCGACTGGCGCACGGCCGGCACCACCGTCAGCAACACGGACGCGCTGCGCGTCTGGACGCTGGACCGCGAGGTCTGCCCGGCGGGAGGGCGCGTGCTGATCGCCAGCATCCAGAGCAAGATGCACGCCATCAGCCCGGACGTGATGGAAGGGCTGGTGGAAGCGGTGGACCTGGCCGAGCGCGAGTACGACGGCCTGGTCATCTGGTCGGGCGACGCGCCGTTCTCGGTTGGCGCTGACTTGCAGGCCACCATGCCCGCGTATGTGGTCGCCGGCATTGGTGCCATCGAAGAGGTGGAGCACGAGCTGCAAAAGCTGATGCTGCGACTGCGCTACGCCCAGGTGCCGGTGATCTCCGCCATTCACGGCATGGCGCTGGGCGGCGGCTGCGAGCTGGCCATCCACAGCGCGCGCCGCGTGGCGCACATGGAAAGCTACATCGGCCTGGTCGAAGTGGGCGTGGGCCTGGTGCCCGGCGCCGGCGGGCTGACCTACATCGCCCGCCGCGCGGCCGAGAACGCCGCCGCCAGCACCGGCAAGGATCTGCTGCCCTTCCTGACCGAGGGCTTCTCCGCCGCCGCCATGGCCAAGGTGGGTACCAGCGCCATCGAGTCGAAGAAGCTGGGCTACCTGCTGGAGTCCGACCTCATCGTGCCGCACAAGGACGAGGTGCTGTTCGTCGCTGTCAACGAAGCCCGCGCCATGGCCGCTGGCGGCTGGCGCGCGCCCCTGCGCCGCCTGTTCCCCGTGGCCGGGCGCAGCGGCATCGCCACCATCCGCGGCCAGCTGGTGAACATGCATGGCGGCGGCTTCATCAGCGAGCACGACCAGCACATCGCCACCCTGATCGCCGAGGTGGTCTGCGGCGGCGACGTGGACGCCGGCACGCTGGTCAGCGAGGAATACCTGATGGCGCTGGAGCGCAAGGCCTTCTGCGCCCTGATCGAGCACCCGAAGACGCAGGAGCGCATCCTGGGCATGCTGAGCACCGGCAAGCCGGTTCGGAATTGA
- a CDS encoding enoyl-CoA hydratase, translating into MSRPQDAAAPAQDILVHTEAGVTTITFNRADKKNSITEAMYASLADALAQAEADAAVRCVVLQGDMAIFSAGNDIGDFLRQSAAGAASDDAERPVWRFLHTLAAFPKPVLAAVCGPAVGIGTTLLLHCDLVYAGDNAAFSLPFVNLGLCPEAASSLLLPQMLGYHRAAEVLLLGEPFLAEAALEVGLVNRVVPPSECNLLAQTQAKKLAAKPLSALIETKRLMKAGQAAQVRERMREEGASFARLMAGPAAREAFSAFMQKRHPDFSNC; encoded by the coding sequence ATGAGCCGCCCCCAGGACGCCGCCGCCCCCGCCCAGGACATCCTGGTGCACACCGAAGCCGGTGTGACCACCATCACCTTCAACCGTGCCGACAAGAAGAACTCCATCACCGAGGCCATGTACGCCAGCCTGGCCGATGCGCTGGCCCAGGCCGAGGCCGACGCGGCCGTGCGCTGCGTGGTCTTGCAGGGCGACATGGCCATCTTCAGTGCCGGCAATGACATCGGCGACTTCCTGCGCCAGTCCGCAGCCGGGGCCGCGTCGGACGACGCCGAGCGCCCGGTGTGGCGCTTCCTGCACACCCTGGCGGCGTTCCCCAAGCCGGTGTTGGCGGCCGTTTGCGGCCCGGCCGTGGGCATCGGCACCACGCTGCTGCTGCACTGCGACCTGGTCTATGCCGGCGACAACGCGGCGTTCTCGCTGCCCTTCGTGAACCTGGGGCTGTGCCCCGAGGCGGCATCCAGCCTGCTGCTGCCGCAGATGCTGGGCTACCACCGCGCGGCCGAGGTGCTGCTGCTGGGCGAGCCCTTCCTGGCCGAGGCGGCGCTGGAGGTCGGCCTGGTCAACCGCGTCGTGCCCCCGTCGGAATGCAACCTGCTGGCGCAGACCCAGGCCAAGAAGCTGGCGGCCAAGCCGCTGTCGGCCCTGATCGAGACCAAGCGCCTGATGAAGGCCGGCCAGGCCGCCCAGGTGCGCGAGCGCATGCGCGAAGAGGGCGCCAGCTTCGCCCGCCTGATGGCCGGCCCGGCCGCCCGCGAAGCGTTTTCCGCGTTCATGCAAAAGAGGCACCCGGATTTCAGCAATTGCTGA
- a CDS encoding acyl-CoA thioesterase yields MTDINTTTRDDAHPLDEALALQPGAPGHYSGRSTPAYWNMVGPFGGVTAATLLAAVLRHPQVLGEPLSLTVNYAAAIGEGDFTVQAVPVRTNRSTQHWTVSVLQPPAPGAEPQVTTTATVVTAVRRETWSAADMALPAVPAPARCPQVGPLFPVQWLRRYEMRPVGGALPPEWDGREADSLSQLWMRDAPARPLDFPALAAMADIFFPRVWLRRARQVPAGTVSITVYFHAGAPLLAATGTGYVLGQARAQEFRNGFFDQTAQLWNEAGALLATSHQIVYYKE; encoded by the coding sequence ATGACCGACATCAACACGACCACCCGCGACGACGCCCACCCGCTGGACGAGGCGCTGGCCCTGCAGCCCGGCGCGCCGGGCCACTACAGCGGCCGCTCCACCCCCGCCTACTGGAACATGGTGGGCCCCTTTGGCGGCGTCACCGCCGCCACGCTGCTGGCCGCCGTGCTGCGCCACCCCCAGGTGCTGGGCGAGCCGCTGTCGCTCACGGTGAACTACGCCGCCGCCATCGGCGAGGGCGACTTCACGGTGCAGGCCGTGCCGGTGCGCACCAACCGATCCACCCAGCACTGGACGGTGAGCGTGCTGCAGCCGCCCGCGCCGGGCGCCGAGCCGCAGGTGACGACCACCGCCACGGTGGTCACGGCCGTGCGGCGCGAGACCTGGAGCGCCGCCGACATGGCACTGCCCGCCGTGCCCGCGCCAGCGCGATGCCCGCAGGTGGGCCCGCTGTTTCCCGTGCAGTGGCTCAGGCGCTACGAGATGCGGCCCGTAGGCGGGGCCCTGCCGCCCGAGTGGGACGGCCGCGAGGCCGACAGCCTGTCGCAGCTGTGGATGCGCGACGCGCCGGCGCGGCCGCTGGACTTCCCCGCGCTGGCCGCCATGGCCGACATCTTCTTTCCCCGCGTGTGGCTGCGCCGCGCGCGCCAGGTGCCTGCGGGCACCGTCTCCATCACCGTTTATTTCCACGCCGGCGCCCCGCTGCTGGCCGCCACCGGCACCGGCTACGTGCTGGGCCAGGCGCGGGCGCAGGAGTTTCGCAACGGCTTTTTCGACCAGACGGCCCAGCTGTGGAACGAGGCCGGCGCGCTGCTGGCCACCAGCCACCAGATCGTCTATTACAAGGAGTGA
- a CDS encoding acetyl-CoA C-acyltransferase, with amino-acid sequence MKQQQDAYIVAATRTPIGRSHKGFFRNYRPDDLLATILKSALAQAPGLDPQAIEDIVCGCAIPEAQQGLNVARIGAVLAGLPTSVGGITVNRFCASGLSAVAMAADRIRVGEADVMIAAGVESMSMVPMMGNAPSLSPSIFERDGDVGIAYGMGLTAEKVAQQWKVPRDAQDAFALESHRRAIAAQQAGEFKDEITPIEVTDRSVDLATGELVQKTRTVDLDEGPRPDTTLEGLAKLRTVFAARGTVTAGNSSQTSDGAGALILASEAAVKRFGLTPLARFVSYASRGVPPAIMGIGPIEAIPAALRYAGLKAEDIGWYELNEAFAAQSLAVVNTLGLDPAKVNPMGGAIALGHPLGATGAIRSATVVHALRRKQLKYGMVTMCVGMGQGAAGIFERV; translated from the coding sequence GTGAAACAACAGCAAGACGCCTACATCGTCGCCGCCACGCGCACGCCCATCGGGCGCTCGCACAAGGGCTTTTTCCGCAACTACCGGCCCGACGACCTGCTGGCCACCATCCTGAAGTCCGCCCTGGCGCAGGCGCCGGGGCTGGATCCGCAGGCGATCGAGGACATCGTCTGCGGCTGCGCCATCCCCGAGGCCCAGCAGGGCCTGAACGTGGCGCGCATCGGCGCGGTGCTGGCGGGCCTGCCCACCAGCGTGGGCGGCATCACCGTGAACCGCTTTTGCGCCTCGGGCCTGTCGGCCGTGGCCATGGCGGCCGACCGCATCCGCGTGGGCGAGGCCGACGTGATGATCGCCGCCGGCGTGGAGAGCATGAGCATGGTGCCCATGATGGGCAACGCGCCCAGCCTGTCGCCCTCGATCTTCGAGCGCGATGGCGACGTGGGCATTGCCTACGGCATGGGCCTGACGGCCGAGAAGGTGGCGCAGCAATGGAAGGTGCCCCGCGACGCGCAGGACGCGTTTGCGCTGGAGTCGCACCGCCGCGCCATCGCCGCGCAGCAGGCGGGCGAATTCAAGGACGAGATCACGCCCATCGAGGTGACCGACCGCAGCGTGGACCTGGCCACCGGCGAACTGGTGCAAAAGACCCGCACCGTCGATCTGGACGAGGGCCCGCGCCCCGACACCACCCTGGAAGGCCTGGCCAAGCTGCGCACGGTGTTTGCCGCGCGCGGCACGGTGACGGCGGGCAACAGCTCGCAGACCAGCGACGGCGCCGGCGCGCTGATCCTGGCCAGCGAAGCGGCCGTCAAGCGCTTTGGCCTGACGCCGCTGGCGCGCTTCGTCAGCTACGCCAGCCGCGGCGTGCCGCCGGCCATCATGGGCATCGGCCCCATCGAGGCCATCCCCGCCGCGCTGCGCTACGCGGGGCTCAAGGCAGAAGACATCGGCTGGTACGAGCTGAACGAGGCCTTTGCCGCGCAGTCGCTGGCCGTCGTCAACACCCTGGGTCTGGACCCGGCCAAGGTCAACCCCATGGGCGGCGCCATCGCCCTGGGGCACCCGCTGGGCGCCACCGGCGCCATCCGCTCGGCCACCGTGGTGCACGCGCTGCGCCGCAAGCAGCTCAAGTACGGCATGGTCACCATGTGCGTCGGCATGGGGCAGGGCGCAGCGGGCATCTTCGAGCGCGTCTGA
- a CDS encoding DUF2147 domain-containing protein: MRQALAAIVFAAIAAPTWAQMSPVGLWRSMDDKTGEAKSEIRIEEHGGALEGRIEKLLRKDADPAAKCVECKDALKDQPMVGLPIITGAKKAEGKDVWEGGKILDPENGKQYTLRLTPADGGQKLEVRGSIGPFGRTQTWQRVN; the protein is encoded by the coding sequence ATGAGACAAGCGCTAGCAGCTATTGTTTTTGCAGCAATCGCCGCCCCCACGTGGGCCCAGATGAGCCCCGTGGGCCTGTGGCGCAGCATGGACGACAAGACCGGCGAGGCCAAGTCCGAGATCCGCATCGAGGAGCATGGCGGCGCGCTGGAAGGCCGTATCGAAAAGCTCCTGCGCAAGGACGCCGACCCGGCCGCCAAGTGCGTGGAGTGCAAGGACGCGCTCAAGGACCAGCCCATGGTCGGCCTGCCCATCATCACGGGCGCGAAGAAGGCCGAAGGCAAGGACGTGTGGGAGGGCGGCAAGATCCTCGACCCGGAAAACGGCAAGCAATACACCCTGCGGCTGACGCCCGCGGACGGCGGCCAGAAGCTGGAAGTGCGCGGCTCCATCGGGCCCTTCGGGCGCACGCAGACCTGGCAGCGCGTCAACTAA
- a CDS encoding alpha/beta hydrolase family protein, which translates to MQQLTLAADGGASLALRRYAPLAGVSPRGSVVIGGAFGVPQSFYGPFAQWLAGQGWAVTTFDYRGQGASLHGPLRGVQADLAAWARDYDAVIAHAAQALPGHPLYLVGHSLGAQLPGLLREHPRVDGLLSVAAGSGYWRENAPRIRLAMPFFWHVLVPLSVRLCGYFPGKRLRAVGDLPAGVALQWRRWCLHPRYSVGAEGAPAQSSYEAVRFPIHAWSMTDDELMTLAGTESLLALYAHAPRQIERIAPQDGRAPRIGHFGFFRDRFARTLWPRAAQQLAQFGAARVAGTTAA; encoded by the coding sequence ATGCAGCAGCTCACCCTGGCGGCCGATGGCGGCGCCAGCCTGGCCCTGCGGCGCTACGCGCCGCTGGCGGGGGTGTCGCCCCGGGGCAGCGTCGTCATCGGCGGTGCGTTCGGCGTGCCGCAGTCGTTCTACGGCCCGTTTGCGCAGTGGCTGGCGGGCCAGGGCTGGGCCGTCACCACGTTTGACTACCGCGGCCAGGGCGCCTCGCTGCACGGCCCCCTGCGCGGCGTGCAGGCCGACCTGGCGGCCTGGGCGCGCGACTATGACGCCGTGATCGCCCACGCCGCCCAGGCCCTGCCGGGCCACCCGCTGTACCTGGTCGGCCACAGCCTGGGCGCGCAACTGCCGGGGCTGCTGCGCGAGCACCCGCGCGTGGACGGCCTGCTGAGCGTGGCCGCCGGCAGCGGCTACTGGCGCGAGAACGCGCCGCGCATCCGCCTGGCCATGCCGTTCTTCTGGCACGTGCTGGTGCCGCTGTCGGTGCGCCTGTGCGGCTACTTTCCGGGCAAGCGCCTGCGCGCCGTGGGTGACCTGCCGGCCGGCGTGGCGCTGCAGTGGCGCCGCTGGTGCCTGCACCCGCGCTACAGCGTGGGCGCCGAAGGCGCGCCGGCGCAGAGCAGCTACGAGGCCGTGCGCTTTCCCATCCACGCCTGGAGCATGACCGACGACGAGCTGATGACGCTGGCCGGCACCGAGTCGCTGCTGGCGCTGTACGCCCACGCGCCGCGGCAGATCGAGCGCATCGCACCGCAGGACGGGCGCGCGCCGCGCATCGGCCACTTCGGCTTCTTCCGCGACCGCTTCGCGCGCACGCTGTGGCCGCGCGCAGCGCAGCAGTTGGCGCAGTTCGGCGCCGCGCGCGTCGCCGGCACGACGGCGGCCTGA